The following are encoded in a window of Anoplopoma fimbria isolate UVic2021 breed Golden Eagle Sablefish chromosome 3, Afim_UVic_2022, whole genome shotgun sequence genomic DNA:
- the LOC129113900 gene encoding cytochrome P450 7B1 isoform X1: MILRVLRGRKRREGEPPLIKGWVPYLGKALEFGRDAHKFLEEHKKKFGDIFTVQIAGKYMTFIMDPLLYPNIIRHGRQLDFHEFSNKVAPVTFGYPPILGPEFPGLNEQISRSFQLLQGDGLSALTESMMGNLMLVFRQDHLGEQPGEESGSWRSGSMYEFCNKVMFEATFLTMYGRPQAARRHAGMDTLRRDFVQFDTMFPLLIAQIPIWLLGRTKAIRDQLIHYFLPHRTSSWSDTSQFIRTRSEVFEQYETLRAVDKAAHHFAILWASVGNTVPATFWAMYYLVSHPEALQAVHEEVQSVLGLSGVQLSREQDVRLGREQLDKMVFLESAINESLRLSSASMNIRIAQEDFSLRLDGERSVAVRRGDLIALYPQSMHLDPEIYEDPQSFRPDRFLQDGREKTDFYKDGQRLRYFLMPFGSGSSMCPGRYFAVNEIKQFLSLLLVYLDLQLEEGQPGATLDPSRAGLGILLPAADVRFRYRPRTV; the protein is encoded by the exons ATGATCCTCCGCGTCCTCCGCGGAAGAAAGAG AAGAGAAGGAGAACCTCCGCTCATCAAAGGATGGGTTCCTTACCTCGGGAAAGCTCTGGAGTTCGGACGAGATGCCCACAAGTTTCTAGAAGAACACAAGAAGAAGTTTGGGGACATTTTCACAGTTCAGATAGCAG GTAAATACATGACCTTCATCATGGACCCTCTTCTCTACCCGAACATCATCAGACACGGCCGACAGCTGGACTTCCACGAGTTCTCCAATAAAGTGGCGCCCGTCACCTTCGGCTACCCGCCCATCCTCGGACCGGAGTTCCCCGGCCTGAACGAGCAGATCAGTCGCTCcttccagctcctccagggCGACGGCCTCTCCGCCCTGACAGAGAGCATGATGGGTAACCTCATGCTGGTATTTCGTCAGGACCACCTGGGCgagcagccgggggaggagagcgGCAGCTGGCGGAGCGGCAGCATGTACGAGTTCTGTAACAAGGTCATGTTCGAGGCCACCTTCCTCACCATGTACGGCAGGCCGCAGGCCGCACGCCGCCACGCCGGGATGGACACGCTGAGGCGGGACTTCGTCCAGTTTGACACCATGTTCCCGCTGCTCATCGCTCAGATCCCCATCTGGCTGCTGGGACGGACCAAGGCCATCCGAGACCAGCTGATCCACTACTTCCTGCCGCACAGGACGTCGTCCTGGTCCGACACCTCGCAGTTCATCAGGACGCGATCGGAGGTGTTTGAGCAGTACGAGACTCTGAGGGCCGTCGACAAAGCAG ctcaTCACTTCGCCATCCTCTGGGCGTCCGTGGGGAACACCGTCCCCGCCACCTTCTGGGCCATGTACTACCTGGTGAGTCACCCTGAGGCCCTGCAGGCGGTCCATGAGGAGGTGCAGTCGGTCCTGGGACTCAGCGGAGTCCAGCTCAGCAGAGAGCAGGACGTGAGGCTGGGCCGGGAGCAGCTGGATAAGATGGTGTTTCTGG AGAGCGCCATCAACGAGAGCCTCCGTCTGTCCTCGGCCTCCATGAACATCCGCATCGCTCAGGAGGACTTCAGTCTGCGTCTGGACGGCGAGCGCTCGGTGGCCGTCAGGAGAGGAGACTTGATCGCCCTCTACCCTCAGAGCATGCACCTGGACCCGGAGATCTACGAGGACCCGCAG TCGTTCCGTCCGGACCGCTTCCTGCAGGACGGCAGAGAGAAGACGGACTTCTACAAAGACGGCCAGAGGCTCCGGTACTTCCTGATGCCGTTCGGCTCCGGCTCCTCCATGTGTCCCGGCCGATACTTCGCCGTCAACGAGATCAAACAGTTCCTGAGTCTGCTGCTGGTCTACCTGGacctgcagctggaggagggTCAGCCCGGAGCCACGCTGGACCCCAGCAGAGCCGGACTGGGGATCCTGCTGCCGGCCGCCGACGTACGCTTCCGCTACCGACCGCGGACTGTCTGA
- the si:ch1073-184j22.1 gene encoding LOW QUALITY PROTEIN: erythroferrone (The sequence of the model RefSeq protein was modified relative to this genomic sequence to represent the inferred CDS: inserted 1 base in 1 codon): MLVRPTQGRSPAGGAGGLLLVLTVMMMMMKVVVMEAASAEEVESEESEEILEEDEVVSTEFLEPLSSDLSRVSPLSSWLIFRRNSNKGDNRRTKGTRRTSKHGLPGPPGPPGPPGPRGPPGPPXPLLPQQQELLQELQLKLRDLAAGVCLQCDGPPRVSTSFLSRLLQAVIIPRRSLLELQPFSQPSDSERNLQRGRSFNSSSGRFTAAVSGFYQLTASLLIETGDRVQVRLRDSVRAAVCIESLCQSNLSVESVMGVAAAGGTFSILLTGTLYLQDGEYVSVFVDNASGSSISVLKDSLFSGVLLGV, translated from the exons ATGCTGGTCAGGCCGACCCAGGGCCGGAGCCCTGCAGGTGGAGCAGGAGGGCTGCTGCTGGTCCTgacggtgatgatgatgatgatgaaggtggtggtgatggaggcAGCGAGCgctgaggaggtggagagtgAGGAGAGCGAGGAGATcctggaggaggacgaggtCGTCAGCACTGAGTTCCTG GAGCCGCTGTCCTCCGATCTGTCCAGAGTGTCTCCCCTCAGCTCCTGGCTCATCTTCAGAAGAAACTCCAACAAGGGGGACAACCGGAGAACCAAAGGAACCAGGAGAACCTCCAAG CATGGTCTTCCAGGACCTCCAGGACCTCCAGGACCTCCAGGGCCCCGGGGGCCTCCTGGTCCCc gccccctcctcccccagcaGCAGGAGCTCCTGCAGGAGCTGCAGCTCAAACTGAGAG accTGGCAGCAGGAGTGTGTCTTCAGTGTGATGGTCCTCCTCGTGTCTCCACCTCCTTCCTCAGTCGCCTCCTGCAGGCCGTCATCATCCCCCGTCGCAGCCTGCTGGAGCTGCAGCCTTTCAGccag CCCTCAGACTCGGAGCGGAACCTCCAGAGGGGGCGGAgcttcaacagcagcagcggcCGATTCACAGCCGCCGTGTCCGGCTTCTACCAGCTGACCGCCAGCCTGCTGATAG agacaggagacagagtCCAGGTGAGACTCAGAGACAGCGTGAGAGCAGCCGTCTGCATCGAGTCGCTCTGCCAGAGCAACCT ctCCGTGGAGTCGGTGATGGGCGTGGCGGCCGCTGGAGGAACGTTCAGCATCTTACTGACAGGAACTCTTTATCTTCAG GATGGAGAGTACGTGTCGGTGTTTGTGGACAACGCCTCCGGTTCCTCCATCAGCGTCCTGAAGGACTCTCTGTTCTCTGGAGTTCTGCTGGGAGTCTGA
- the LOC129113847 gene encoding armadillo repeat-containing protein 1-like isoform X2 → MSAEPDALAVVNQLRDLAADPMNRRAIVQDQGCLPGLILFLDNPNPQVVYSALLAIRYLAECRPNQEKLKGGLGMMLSLQNVMQKSTTPGETKLLASEIYELLQASSSNDSGPAEEAVSSRRKAQFFMGASNKRAKTVILHIDGLDDYSRRSLCEEALLKIRGVISFTFQMTVKRCIVRIRSDLKAEALASAIASTQVMKAQQVVKAENGDEVLIPLAEDGSMEMEQNVNLPDYLPEDESPSQEPDKAVSRVGSGQDGNSWLGDG, encoded by the exons ATGAGTGCGGAGCCGGACGCCCTGGCCGTGGTCAACCAGCTGAGGGACCTGGCCGCGGACCCCATGAACCGCAGGGCCATCGTCCAGGACCAGGGCTGCCTGCCCGGACTCATCCTGTTCCTGGACAACCCCAACCCCCAGGTGGTCTACTCAGCCCTCCTG GCCATCCGGTACCTGGCAGAATGCCGACCCAACCAGGAGAAGCTGAAGGGGGGGCTGGGGATGATGCTGAGCCTCCAGAACGTCATGCAGAA GTCCACGACCCCTGGGGAGACCAAGCTGCTGGCGTCTGAGATCTACGAGCTCCTGCAGGCGTCCAGCAGCAACGACTCCGGGCCGGCGGAGGAGGCCGTCAGCAGCCGCCGTAAAGCCCAGTTCTTCATGGGCGCCAGTAACAAGAGAGCCAAGACTGTCATCCTCCACATCGACGGACTGGACGACTAT AGTCGGAGGAGTCTGTGTGAGGAGGCTCTGCTGAAGATCAGAGGAGTCATCAGCTTCACCTTCCAGATGACCGTGAAGAGATGCATCGTCCGAATCCGATCAGACCTGAAGGCCGAG gCTCTGGCGTCTGCAATCGCCTCCACTCAGGTGATGAAGGCTCAGCAGGTGGTGAAAGCAGAGAACGGAGACGAG GTTTTGATCCCGTTGGCGGAGGACGGTTCGATGGAGATGGAGCAGAACGTGAACCTGCCGGACTACCTGCCGGAGGACGAGAGTCCATCTCAGGAGCCCGACAAGGCAGTGAGCCGAGTGGGATCCGGACAGGACGGGAACAGCTGGCTGG GAGACGGATGA
- the LOC129113847 gene encoding armadillo repeat-containing protein 1-like isoform X1 has translation MSAEPDALAVVNQLRDLAADPMNRRAIVQDQGCLPGLILFLDNPNPQVVYSALLAIRYLAECRPNQEKLKGGLGMMLSLQNVMQKSTTPGETKLLASEIYELLQASSSNDSGPAEEAVSSRRKAQFFMGASNKRAKTVILHIDGLDDYSRRSLCEEALLKIRGVISFTFQMTVKRCIVRIRSDLKAEALASAIASTQVMKAQQVVKAENGDEVLIPLAEDGSMEMEQNVNLPDYLPEDESPSQEPDKAVSRVGSGQDGNSWLGAATNFLSRSFYW, from the exons ATGAGTGCGGAGCCGGACGCCCTGGCCGTGGTCAACCAGCTGAGGGACCTGGCCGCGGACCCCATGAACCGCAGGGCCATCGTCCAGGACCAGGGCTGCCTGCCCGGACTCATCCTGTTCCTGGACAACCCCAACCCCCAGGTGGTCTACTCAGCCCTCCTG GCCATCCGGTACCTGGCAGAATGCCGACCCAACCAGGAGAAGCTGAAGGGGGGGCTGGGGATGATGCTGAGCCTCCAGAACGTCATGCAGAA GTCCACGACCCCTGGGGAGACCAAGCTGCTGGCGTCTGAGATCTACGAGCTCCTGCAGGCGTCCAGCAGCAACGACTCCGGGCCGGCGGAGGAGGCCGTCAGCAGCCGCCGTAAAGCCCAGTTCTTCATGGGCGCCAGTAACAAGAGAGCCAAGACTGTCATCCTCCACATCGACGGACTGGACGACTAT AGTCGGAGGAGTCTGTGTGAGGAGGCTCTGCTGAAGATCAGAGGAGTCATCAGCTTCACCTTCCAGATGACCGTGAAGAGATGCATCGTCCGAATCCGATCAGACCTGAAGGCCGAG gCTCTGGCGTCTGCAATCGCCTCCACTCAGGTGATGAAGGCTCAGCAGGTGGTGAAAGCAGAGAACGGAGACGAG GTTTTGATCCCGTTGGCGGAGGACGGTTCGATGGAGATGGAGCAGAACGTGAACCTGCCGGACTACCTGCCGGAGGACGAGAGTCCATCTCAGGAGCCCGACAAGGCAGTGAGCCGAGTGGGATCCGGACAGGACGGGAACAGCTGGCTGGGTGCTGCCACCAACTTTCTTTCCCGCTCTTTCTACTGGTGA
- the LOC129113900 gene encoding cytochrome P450 7B1 isoform X2 → MILRVLRGRKRREGEPPLIKGWVPYLGKALEFGRDAHKFLEEHKKKFGDIFTVQIAGKYMTFIMDPLLYPNIIRHGRQLDFHEFSNKVAPVTFGYPPILGPEFPGLNEQISRSFQLLQGDGLSALTESMMGNLMLVFRQDHLGEQPGEESGSWRSGSMYEFCNKVMFEATFLTMYGRPQAARRHAGMDTLRRDFVQFDTMFPLLIAQIPIWLLGRTKAIRDQLIHYFLPHRTSSWSDTSQFIRTRSEVFEQYETLRAVDKAAHHFAILWASVGNTVPATFWAMYYLVSHPEALQAVHEEVQSVLGLSGVQLSREQDVRLGREQLDKMVFLESAINESLRLSSASMNIRIAQEDFSLRLDGERSVAVRRGDLIALYPQSMHLDPEIYEDPQVKEKW, encoded by the exons ATGATCCTCCGCGTCCTCCGCGGAAGAAAGAG AAGAGAAGGAGAACCTCCGCTCATCAAAGGATGGGTTCCTTACCTCGGGAAAGCTCTGGAGTTCGGACGAGATGCCCACAAGTTTCTAGAAGAACACAAGAAGAAGTTTGGGGACATTTTCACAGTTCAGATAGCAG GTAAATACATGACCTTCATCATGGACCCTCTTCTCTACCCGAACATCATCAGACACGGCCGACAGCTGGACTTCCACGAGTTCTCCAATAAAGTGGCGCCCGTCACCTTCGGCTACCCGCCCATCCTCGGACCGGAGTTCCCCGGCCTGAACGAGCAGATCAGTCGCTCcttccagctcctccagggCGACGGCCTCTCCGCCCTGACAGAGAGCATGATGGGTAACCTCATGCTGGTATTTCGTCAGGACCACCTGGGCgagcagccgggggaggagagcgGCAGCTGGCGGAGCGGCAGCATGTACGAGTTCTGTAACAAGGTCATGTTCGAGGCCACCTTCCTCACCATGTACGGCAGGCCGCAGGCCGCACGCCGCCACGCCGGGATGGACACGCTGAGGCGGGACTTCGTCCAGTTTGACACCATGTTCCCGCTGCTCATCGCTCAGATCCCCATCTGGCTGCTGGGACGGACCAAGGCCATCCGAGACCAGCTGATCCACTACTTCCTGCCGCACAGGACGTCGTCCTGGTCCGACACCTCGCAGTTCATCAGGACGCGATCGGAGGTGTTTGAGCAGTACGAGACTCTGAGGGCCGTCGACAAAGCAG ctcaTCACTTCGCCATCCTCTGGGCGTCCGTGGGGAACACCGTCCCCGCCACCTTCTGGGCCATGTACTACCTGGTGAGTCACCCTGAGGCCCTGCAGGCGGTCCATGAGGAGGTGCAGTCGGTCCTGGGACTCAGCGGAGTCCAGCTCAGCAGAGAGCAGGACGTGAGGCTGGGCCGGGAGCAGCTGGATAAGATGGTGTTTCTGG AGAGCGCCATCAACGAGAGCCTCCGTCTGTCCTCGGCCTCCATGAACATCCGCATCGCTCAGGAGGACTTCAGTCTGCGTCTGGACGGCGAGCGCTCGGTGGCCGTCAGGAGAGGAGACTTGATCGCCCTCTACCCTCAGAGCATGCACCTGGACCCGGAGATCTACGAGGACCCGCAG GTCAAGGAGAAGTGGTGA